A region of Chloroflexaceae bacterium DNA encodes the following proteins:
- a CDS encoding MerR family transcriptional regulator translates to MAQQHFLFQFSDKPRYNTKAVAQETGVPADTFRAWERRYGIPRPQRTDGGHRLYSERDIATIRWLRDRTAEGLTISQAIALMNDGNESNLSWLNTAVDTEPHTWERLNSRLVAALTDYDATRAEQILGEAFALYPVEDVFLKLVQPVMVEIGEQWHAGKITVTAEHFATQFVRRKLSGLFNTYNITDGRGLVLVACAPSEQHDLGALMLAVFLVRRGWQVIYLGPEVPLRDLLESVRKLQPDMVAMSASTTETATQLLEAGRAILSLPPPTPHFAYGGRAFNLNPVLTQKMPGTFLGHDALEAVDNVAEILGTNR, encoded by the coding sequence ATGGCACAACAACACTTTCTCTTCCAATTCTCGGACAAGCCGCGCTATAACACCAAAGCGGTGGCGCAGGAGACCGGCGTTCCTGCAGACACGTTTCGGGCCTGGGAGCGACGCTATGGCATTCCGCGTCCCCAGCGCACCGATGGCGGGCATCGCCTGTACTCCGAGCGCGACATCGCCACCATCCGCTGGCTGCGCGACCGCACCGCCGAAGGGCTAACGATCAGTCAGGCCATCGCTCTCATGAACGATGGCAACGAGTCGAATCTCTCCTGGCTCAACACCGCGGTTGATACCGAACCCCATACCTGGGAGCGCCTGAACAGCCGTCTGGTCGCCGCCCTTACGGACTATGACGCGACCCGCGCCGAGCAGATCCTGGGTGAGGCTTTCGCCCTCTATCCAGTCGAAGATGTCTTTCTGAAGCTCGTACAGCCAGTGATGGTGGAGATCGGCGAACAGTGGCACGCGGGGAAAATCACCGTTACGGCTGAACACTTCGCGACCCAGTTCGTTCGCCGCAAGCTGTCAGGATTGTTCAACACCTATAACATCACCGACGGCCGGGGCCTGGTGCTGGTGGCCTGCGCTCCCAGCGAGCAACACGATCTCGGCGCGCTGATGCTTGCAGTCTTCCTTGTACGCCGGGGCTGGCAGGTGATCTATCTCGGTCCTGAGGTGCCCCTGCGTGACCTGCTCGAAAGCGTGCGCAAATTGCAGCCCGATATGGTGGCAATGTCGGCCTCAACCACCGAGACGGCCACCCAGCTCCTCGAAGCCGGTCGCGCCATTCTCTCTCTCCCCCCTCCGACGCCTCATTTCGCCTATGGGGGGCGGGCCTTTAACCTCAACCCGGTGCTGACCCAGAAAATGCCCGGCACCTTCCTTGGTCACGACGCCCTCGAAGCCGTAGACAATGTCGCCGAGATCCTCGGTACGAATCGGTAG
- the gap gene encoding type I glyceraldehyde-3-phosphate dehydrogenase produces MVRVAINGFGRIGRQSFKAMLEYHPDEFEIVAINDLTDNETLAHLLRYDSTYGLFDGEVTVTEDKLIVDYDDNHYEIAALAERDPAQLPWADMGVDIVIESTGRFTDAEKARAHLQAGAKKVLITAPARGEDLTICLGVNESSYDHARHHIISNASCTTNCLAPVAKVLNDRFGIQRGLMTTIHSYTMDQNLQDNVHKDLRRARAAAMNIVPTTTGAAKAVALVIPELKGKFHGYAIRVPTPTVSVVDFAVLLNRPTTVEEINQAFIEASESEELEGILGVSEAELVSSDFIGTTYSSVVDLPLTHSMGDDFFKIIAWYDNEWGYSVRVADLTAYLADHFD; encoded by the coding sequence ATGGTACGTGTCGCGATTAATGGCTTTGGCCGGATCGGTCGGCAGAGCTTTAAGGCGATGCTCGAGTATCACCCTGACGAGTTTGAGATTGTCGCAATTAATGATCTCACCGACAATGAGACCCTCGCTCACCTCCTGCGCTACGACTCGACCTACGGTCTCTTCGATGGAGAGGTGACGGTAACGGAAGACAAGCTCATTGTTGATTACGATGATAATCACTACGAGATTGCGGCCCTCGCCGAACGCGATCCCGCGCAGCTTCCCTGGGCCGATATGGGCGTGGATATCGTCATCGAGTCGACCGGCCGCTTCACCGATGCCGAGAAGGCTCGCGCCCACCTGCAGGCCGGGGCGAAGAAGGTGCTGATTACTGCGCCGGCCAGGGGTGAAGATCTCACTATCTGTCTTGGCGTCAATGAGTCGAGCTACGACCATGCCCGTCACCACATTATCTCCAACGCCTCTTGCACGACCAACTGCCTGGCTCCCGTAGCCAAGGTGCTCAACGATCGCTTCGGCATTCAGCGCGGCCTGATGACCACCATCCATTCCTACACCATGGACCAGAACCTGCAGGACAATGTCCATAAGGATCTGCGCCGCGCCCGCGCCGCCGCGATGAACATTGTGCCGACCACCACCGGAGCGGCGAAAGCTGTGGCCCTGGTGATCCCTGAACTGAAAGGCAAGTTCCACGGCTACGCCATCCGCGTCCCGACGCCGACCGTCTCGGTGGTGGACTTTGCCGTGCTCCTCAACCGCCCCACGACGGTGGAGGAAATCAACCAGGCCTTCATCGAAGCGAGCGAGAGTGAGGAACTGGAGGGGATTCTGGGGGTCAGCGAGGCCGAACTGGTGAGTAGCGACTTCATTGGCACCACCTATAGTTCCGTGGTGGATCTGCCGCTAACTCACAGCATGGGCGATGATTTCTTCAAGATTATCGCCTGGTACGATAATGAGTGGGGCTACTCGGTGCGCGTAGCTGACCTGACTGCCTACCTGGCCGACCACTTCGACTAG
- a CDS encoding polyprenyl synthetase family protein has translation MAGHHTHSSATESIVAVGVQMSGAETLSFPPSTGRVAGLTELFAQADLIPDLRAVEELLLRRTASRSELIASASAYTVRAGGKRLRAALALLAARLGVYHLSCVIHAAAAVELIQAASLVHDDLVDQAARRRGQITVHARWDNDVALMVGDYFFALAAGEMALSPDPRIITYYAQAVQTIVEGELSPVLVAEPLDQALDQYFYKTGAKTASLFEAACKAGMAAGGGSDAQIAALGRYGFDLGMAFQIVDDVLDFIGDEQTLGKPAGNDLRQGTITLPLIYALARSDSPHLRAIVAHDSPTEAQVRAAVEEVIAIGGVEAAMAEARRFVVRANHQLAEFPPSATRRTLEDIAYFVVSREA, from the coding sequence ATGGCTGGTCATCACACTCATTCCTCGGCGACCGAGAGCATCGTAGCCGTTGGCGTGCAGATGAGCGGCGCCGAGACGTTATCCTTCCCGCCGTCTACCGGCCGGGTTGCCGGGTTGACTGAACTATTTGCGCAGGCCGATCTCATTCCCGATCTCCGCGCCGTCGAAGAGCTGCTGTTGCGCCGGACGGCTTCGCGCTCGGAGTTGATCGCCAGCGCCAGCGCCTATACCGTGCGCGCTGGCGGCAAACGGCTGCGCGCCGCACTGGCGCTCCTGGCCGCCCGGCTTGGCGTCTATCACCTGTCGTGCGTGATACACGCCGCGGCCGCCGTTGAACTCATCCAGGCGGCCTCGCTCGTGCACGATGACCTGGTGGACCAGGCGGCGCGTCGCCGGGGCCAGATTACCGTGCATGCCCGCTGGGACAACGATGTCGCCCTGATGGTCGGCGACTACTTCTTCGCCCTGGCCGCGGGTGAAATGGCCCTCAGCCCGGACCCGCGGATCATCACCTACTATGCCCAGGCGGTGCAAACCATCGTTGAGGGCGAACTCAGCCCGGTGCTCGTGGCCGAACCTCTTGATCAGGCCCTGGACCAGTATTTCTACAAAACCGGGGCCAAGACGGCCTCGCTCTTCGAGGCGGCCTGCAAGGCGGGAATGGCCGCCGGCGGCGGCAGTGACGCCCAGATTGCCGCCCTCGGACGCTACGGCTTCGATCTGGGTATGGCCTTTCAGATCGTTGATGACGTGCTCGATTTCATCGGCGACGAACAGACGCTGGGCAAGCCTGCCGGGAATGATTTGCGCCAGGGCACCATCACCCTGCCGCTGATTTATGCCCTTGCCCGCAGCGATAGCCCCCATCTGCGGGCAATCGTGGCCCACGACAGCCCCACCGAGGCTCAGGTGCGCGCTGCAGTCGAGGAAGTCATCGCCATCGGCGGCGTCGAGGCGGCGATGGCCGAGGCGCGGCGCTTCGTCGTCCGCGCCAATCACCAGCTTGCTGAGTTCCCTCCTTCGGCGACCCGCCGGACACTCGAAGACATCGCCTACTTCGTCGTTAGCCGCGAGGCCTGA
- a CDS encoding sigma-70 family RNA polymerase sigma factor → MKVFRLSADSDTDEVLAFNSSTAEPEEIEEWNADEAELEADELELDLEEPEAADIEPVEDSVQLYLQEIGQVPLLTAEEERDLAIKIARGKEARQRLNNEQYVSGQERFRLEQEVARGEEARRKLIQANLRLVVSVAKKYIGSPMAFMDLVQEGNIGLMRAVEKFDYTKGNRFSTYATWWIRQAVTRSIAEQSRLIRLPVHLSESIVHLRRAIYKLEQQLEREPTPEEIAHAMGMSLRKVKRLLRASTQPVSLEQPLNYESEGRVGELLADESQETPMEIAAANMLHAELNAALNDLPERERKILQLRYGLIDGQRRTLEEVGVAFGITRERTRQIEAEALRRLRHPSVGSRLQGYLD, encoded by the coding sequence GTGAAGGTCTTTCGCCTATCCGCAGATAGTGATACCGATGAGGTTCTGGCGTTCAACTCCTCTACTGCTGAGCCAGAAGAGATCGAGGAGTGGAATGCTGACGAGGCCGAGCTTGAAGCCGACGAGCTTGAGCTTGATCTTGAGGAACCTGAAGCCGCGGACATCGAGCCGGTTGAAGACTCGGTGCAGTTGTATCTGCAAGAGATCGGGCAGGTTCCGTTGTTGACGGCGGAAGAGGAGCGTGACCTGGCCATAAAGATCGCCCGGGGCAAGGAGGCGCGCCAGCGTCTCAACAATGAGCAGTATGTCTCGGGTCAGGAACGCTTCCGCCTCGAGCAGGAGGTCGCTCGCGGCGAAGAGGCTCGGCGCAAGCTTATTCAGGCCAATCTACGCCTCGTTGTCAGCGTGGCGAAGAAATATATCGGCAGCCCGATGGCCTTTATGGATCTGGTTCAGGAAGGTAATATCGGCCTGATGCGCGCCGTCGAGAAGTTCGACTATACCAAGGGCAACCGCTTCAGCACCTACGCGACCTGGTGGATCCGCCAGGCGGTGACGCGCTCGATCGCCGAACAGAGCCGTCTCATTCGCCTGCCGGTGCACCTGAGCGAGTCGATTGTGCATCTGCGCCGCGCGATTTATAAGCTGGAGCAGCAACTCGAGCGCGAGCCGACGCCGGAAGAGATTGCCCACGCCATGGGTATGAGCCTGCGCAAGGTGAAGCGTCTGCTGCGGGCCTCGACCCAGCCAGTTTCGCTCGAACAACCGCTCAATTATGAGAGTGAGGGCCGGGTTGGCGAACTTCTTGCCGATGAGAGCCAAGAGACGCCCATGGAGATCGCAGCGGCGAACATGCTCCATGCCGAATTGAATGCCGCCCTCAACGATCTCCCGGAACGCGAGCGCAAGATTCTCCAGTTGCGCTACGGGCTGATTGATGGCCAGCGCCGCACCCTCGAAGAGGTAGGCGTCGCCTTCGGCATTACGCGCGAGCGCACCCGCCAGATCGAGGCCGAGGCCCTGCGCCGCCTGCGCCACCCCAGTGTAGGGTCGCGCCTGCAAGGGTACCTCGATTAG
- a CDS encoding sigma-70 family RNA polymerase sigma factor, producing the protein MAVSPDPDIEGQVLSDEHLMIQVAAGDTRAMEHLYTRYSRVVYGLALRILANAELAEDVVQETFWRVWNRAATFKAGSGAFAPWLFGIARNLCIDELRRQQSRPGALGAGNDAVALAAVPDTQTSIDEVTWEAERRRLITNALSELPADQRQVIELAYFGGLSQREIAERLNDPLGTVKTRVRLALQKLKTLLQHQGIGLDDR; encoded by the coding sequence TTGGCTGTATCCCCGGATCCTGACATTGAGGGACAGGTGCTCAGCGATGAGCACCTGATGATCCAGGTTGCCGCCGGCGATACCCGCGCGATGGAGCACCTCTACACTCGCTATTCCCGCGTCGTCTACGGCCTGGCGCTGCGCATCCTGGCCAACGCTGAACTGGCCGAAGACGTGGTGCAGGAAACGTTCTGGCGGGTCTGGAACCGCGCAGCCACCTTTAAGGCCGGAAGCGGCGCGTTCGCGCCCTGGCTGTTTGGCATTGCGCGCAATCTCTGCATTGATGAACTGCGCCGGCAACAGTCGCGGCCCGGCGCTCTGGGAGCCGGCAACGACGCCGTGGCCCTCGCCGCTGTCCCGGATACGCAGACCAGCATAGATGAGGTGACATGGGAAGCCGAGCGGCGACGTCTGATCACCAACGCCCTCAGCGAGTTGCCCGCCGACCAGCGACAGGTGATCGAACTGGCCTACTTCGGAGGTCTCTCCCAGCGCGAGATCGCCGAACGTTTGAATGATCCGCTTGGAACGGTGAAGACGCGCGTGCGTCTCGCCTTGCAGAAATTGAAAACCTTGCTGCAACACCAGGGCATCGGTCTCGATGACCGCTAG
- a CDS encoding CvpA family protein gives MFLTVSLGVGIGVLGLIGLARGTRAGLAAIAGTLLGAVLIDLWNRPLAAWIRETLRPELPALPTFLLIAAVFLLTVAIIGYGGSALLPRAPAQSRSRQILDRIVGGLLGALNGALIASYLLRYADMARVNGDVADLVATSPLAQVLLLWLPWFILALVATTGAIVLIRGGARFVRARRTAATAPAASTAQPAASSATAGAPPPREPERSSGEATMDQALGKK, from the coding sequence ATGTTTTTGACAGTCAGCCTGGGTGTGGGCATAGGGGTGCTCGGTCTTATCGGCTTGGCGCGCGGCACACGCGCGGGATTGGCAGCTATTGCCGGAACCCTGCTTGGCGCCGTGCTGATCGATCTATGGAACCGGCCCCTGGCAGCCTGGATCCGTGAAACGCTACGACCCGAATTGCCGGCACTGCCGACCTTCCTGCTCATTGCGGCTGTGTTTCTGCTGACGGTGGCGATCATCGGCTACGGTGGGAGCGCCCTGCTGCCCCGGGCCCCGGCGCAGAGCCGATCCAGGCAAATCCTTGACCGGATCGTCGGCGGCTTGCTGGGCGCACTGAACGGAGCCTTGATCGCCAGCTATCTGCTGCGCTATGCTGATATGGCCCGGGTCAACGGCGACGTGGCCGACCTCGTGGCGACATCGCCGCTGGCCCAGGTGCTGTTGTTGTGGTTGCCATGGTTTATCCTGGCGCTTGTCGCCACCACCGGCGCGATCGTGCTGATCCGTGGAGGCGCCCGCTTCGTGCGCGCCCGGCGGACAGCGGCCACTGCGCCCGCTGCCTCAACCGCGCAGCCAGCCGCGTCGTCTGCCACTGCCGGCGCGCCCCCGCCTCGCGAACCGGAGCGCAGTTCAGGCGAAGCGACCATGGATCAGGCATTGGGCAAGAAGTAA
- a CDS encoding GDP-mannose 4,6-dehydratase, translating to MRALITGINGFVGGHLADHLLSEGRYEVWGLARAPERAPAGLSGRIGLVYADLNDAEATARALLAVRPALIFHLAGQPFVPESFRDPAGTLITNVLGTLHLFLPIIEHRLSVRVLVVGTNEEYGAITPDDLPIDEDTPLRPANPYGVSKAAQSLLAQQYAMSHGLDVVCVRPFTHIGPRQNERFVTAAFARQIARIEFGLQPPVMQVGNLSAQRDFTDVRDMVRAYALVAERGERGVVYNAGSGRAVTVRDLLDVLLQASTARIEVQVSPDLMRPIDIPVVICDPRRIQARTGWTPRIPLQQTLHDILAYWRETVQRDLAQPAR from the coding sequence ATGCGCGCGCTCATCACCGGCATCAATGGTTTCGTCGGCGGGCATCTGGCTGATCACCTGCTCAGTGAGGGCCGCTACGAGGTGTGGGGCCTGGCCCGCGCCCCGGAGCGGGCGCCCGCGGGTCTGTCGGGGCGTATCGGGCTGGTCTACGCCGACCTCAACGACGCGGAAGCAACCGCGCGGGCGCTCCTGGCGGTGCGCCCGGCGCTGATCTTTCACCTTGCCGGGCAACCCTTCGTCCCCGAATCCTTTCGCGATCCAGCCGGCACACTTATCACCAACGTCCTGGGGACGCTCCACCTGTTCTTGCCCATTATCGAGCACCGTCTGTCGGTGCGAGTGCTGGTAGTGGGCACCAACGAAGAGTACGGCGCCATTACGCCCGACGATCTGCCGATAGATGAAGACACCCCGCTGCGGCCCGCCAATCCCTACGGGGTAAGCAAGGCGGCTCAGAGCCTGCTGGCGCAGCAGTACGCCATGAGTCACGGTCTTGACGTCGTCTGCGTGCGTCCGTTCACCCACATTGGACCTCGCCAGAATGAGCGCTTTGTTACGGCCGCGTTTGCCCGGCAGATCGCCCGCATCGAGTTCGGCCTGCAACCGCCGGTGATGCAGGTCGGCAACCTCAGCGCCCAGCGTGATTTCACCGATGTGCGCGATATGGTGCGCGCCTATGCCCTCGTCGCCGAGCGCGGCGAACGGGGCGTCGTCTACAACGCCGGCTCAGGGCGGGCGGTGACGGTCCGCGACCTGCTCGACGTATTGCTGCAGGCCAGCACCGCCAGGATTGAAGTGCAGGTCAGTCCCGACTTGATGCGCCCGATTGATATTCCCGTGGTCATATGCGATCCGCGGCGCATCCAGGCGCGCACCGGCTGGACGCCCCGCATCCCCTTGCAGCAAACGTTACACGATATTCTGGCTTACTGGCGCGAAACCGTGCAGCGTGACCTTGCTCAACCTGCAAGATAA
- a CDS encoding sigma-70 family RNA polymerase sigma factor: MDLPTLMQHCATESERFYRGQEHDTRFSYELFRRALVERDEAAWEHLYQHYSGLVEGWIRRCAAFSSSSESCEYFVVGAFAKFWRAISPERFAAFPTLASLLQYLQLCATSVVIDNVRANSWSGTLLEETLTPERNPGTSPDEEAMHRLDREEFWRFIDTQLHSETERVVVYGSFVLGLTPRAIQARHPDLFATVNEVYNVKRNVLGRLSRNQQLRQLIAG, from the coding sequence ATGGATCTGCCGACATTAATGCAGCACTGCGCCACCGAAAGCGAGCGCTTCTATCGCGGCCAGGAACACGATACCCGCTTCAGCTATGAACTCTTCCGGCGGGCGCTGGTCGAACGCGATGAAGCCGCCTGGGAGCACCTCTACCAGCACTACAGCGGTCTGGTCGAGGGTTGGATTCGCCGCTGCGCGGCATTCTCCAGCAGCAGTGAAAGCTGCGAGTACTTCGTTGTTGGCGCCTTCGCCAAGTTCTGGCGCGCTATCTCCCCGGAACGGTTCGCCGCCTTCCCTACGCTAGCTTCACTGTTGCAATACCTGCAGTTGTGCGCCACCAGCGTGGTTATCGACAATGTGCGGGCCAATTCCTGGTCGGGAACCCTTCTCGAAGAGACGCTCACCCCCGAACGCAACCCCGGCACGTCGCCCGATGAAGAGGCTATGCACCGCCTGGATCGCGAGGAGTTCTGGCGCTTCATTGACACCCAGCTCCATAGCGAAACCGAACGCGTGGTCGTGTATGGCTCCTTTGTCCTCGGCCTGACCCCGCGCGCAATTCAGGCGCGACACCCCGATCTATTCGCGACAGTCAACGAAGTCTACAACGTCAAACGCAACGTCCTGGGCCGTCTGAGCCGCAATCAGCAGTTGCGCCAGTTGATCGCCGGTTAG
- a CDS encoding anti-sigma factor, whose amino-acid sequence MNAHDHDPSSPASQIGAYALGALDLEDRLQLEALLERSPELQEELRQLRQVVALLPYAATPVTPPARVRERLFARISAARAEGDASRAAAPPATSPRRRMRWLMPGLVAVLTALVVALSLATLSLSSSIARLEQTNRELVAGVKRMQQTLAETEARQEQLAAQLAAGQEQLKVLATRLEAGEERIARLGADLARDDYVISFISAPGVATRQLRSVRSGVAAQGEMYMYPGHSSAVVIFSGLPPLAPGQVYQFWFADETGQVAGETFVVDPTGIGYVVVEAPREVNAFREVMITIEPSGGSATPSQNVILEGAL is encoded by the coding sequence ATGAACGCTCACGATCACGATCCATCCTCCCCTGCGAGCCAGATTGGCGCGTATGCTCTCGGCGCCCTCGATCTTGAGGATCGCCTGCAACTTGAGGCTCTGCTTGAGCGTTCGCCCGAACTCCAGGAGGAGTTGCGTCAGTTACGCCAGGTTGTCGCCCTGCTGCCCTATGCAGCGACGCCGGTTACTCCCCCGGCCCGCGTGCGTGAGCGCCTGTTCGCCCGCATCTCCGCGGCCAGAGCCGAGGGCGACGCCAGCCGCGCTGCTGCGCCGCCAGCGACCTCGCCACGCCGACGCATGCGCTGGCTTATGCCCGGCCTCGTCGCCGTGCTTACCGCCCTGGTGGTTGCTCTTAGCCTCGCGACCCTGTCCCTCAGTTCCAGCATCGCCCGTCTTGAGCAGACCAATCGCGAACTGGTCGCCGGTGTGAAGCGTATGCAACAAACCCTCGCCGAGACCGAGGCCCGCCAGGAGCAACTTGCCGCCCAACTCGCCGCCGGTCAGGAGCAACTCAAGGTCCTTGCAACCCGCCTGGAGGCCGGTGAAGAGCGTATCGCCCGCCTCGGCGCCGACCTGGCGCGCGACGATTATGTCATCTCCTTCATCAGCGCGCCCGGAGTGGCTACGCGCCAGTTGCGCTCCGTCCGTTCCGGCGTTGCCGCCCAGGGAGAGATGTATATGTATCCCGGCCACTCCAGCGCAGTGGTCATCTTTAGCGGCCTGCCGCCCCTGGCGCCAGGACAGGTTTACCAGTTCTGGTTTGCCGATGAGACGGGCCAGGTGGCAGGCGAGACGTTCGTCGTCGATCCAACAGGCATTGGCTACGTTGTCGTCGAGGCCCCGCGTGAAGTGAATGCCTTTCGCGAAGTGATGATCACCATCGAGCCATCCGGGGGCAGCGCTACTCCGAGCCAGAATGTGATCCTTGAAGGCGCCCTCTAG
- a CDS encoding SDR family oxidoreductase, producing the protein MKLTGKTALITGGGRGLGRAIAIAYARAGAAVAVAARSADELDETAWLITEQGGRAVALPADVRDATQVAAMVAAVREALGPIHVLVTSAGIGLRAPVHETSEAQWDAVIDTLLKGTFLVCRAVIPQMIELGGGNIITLGAPLERIAVPGFGAYYAAKCGVDGLTRVMARDLRRFGINVNALHPGGFADTRLVREMAPEVRTGLLAPETIAAAAIDLAALPPRGPTGQTIDAHQWRSDEDSS; encoded by the coding sequence ATGAAACTCACGGGCAAGACGGCGTTGATCACCGGGGGTGGACGCGGGCTGGGGCGAGCGATTGCCATTGCCTATGCCCGGGCCGGGGCCGCGGTGGCAGTGGCCGCGCGCAGCGCCGACGAACTCGACGAGACAGCCTGGCTTATCACTGAACAGGGTGGACGCGCCGTAGCTCTGCCCGCCGATGTGCGCGATGCCACGCAGGTCGCCGCGATGGTCGCCGCCGTCCGTGAAGCCCTTGGCCCTATTCACGTGCTGGTAACCAGCGCCGGCATCGGCCTCCGCGCACCCGTTCACGAAACCAGCGAAGCTCAGTGGGACGCGGTCATCGACACGTTGCTCAAGGGCACGTTTCTCGTCTGCCGCGCCGTTATTCCTCAGATGATCGAACTCGGCGGCGGCAACATTATTACTCTTGGCGCGCCGCTCGAACGCATCGCTGTCCCTGGCTTCGGCGCCTACTATGCAGCCAAGTGCGGCGTTGACGGCCTGACGCGGGTGATGGCCAGGGATCTGCGCCGCTTCGGCATCAACGTCAATGCCCTGCACCCGGGGGGCTTTGCCGATACGCGCCTGGTGCGCGAGATGGCTCCCGAGGTTCGGACGGGCCTCCTCGCTCCAGAGACAATCGCCGCCGCAGCGATTGACCTGGCCGCTCTGCCTCCACGGGGGCCGACCGGCCAGACGATTGATGCCCATCAATGGAGATCCGACGAAGATAGCTCATAG
- a CDS encoding NDP-sugar synthase gives MKAVILVGGLGTRLRPLTCNTPKPMIPLVNQPFIEWMLLRLRDQGISEVILAVQYLANRFRESLGDGSRLEMKLHIVEETEPLGTAGAVKNVEHMLDGSTFVFNGDVMTDLDLRAMLAFHREKQSKVTISLTPVEDPTQFGLVEMDRQNRVQRFLEKPGPEDITTDLINAGTYIIEPEVFRYVPPRQFYMFERGLFPVMLQTGDPMYGFPSRAYWTDIGKPQTYIDVHHDILIGKVAYSFRGRQIADRVWLEGDAEIHPSAQVVGPVVIGPGTVIKRGARIIGPTVIGARCMIGPDCTIEGAVLWDDNVLEEGVVLRNCVLGRKNVIGERSHITEGAIVSDDCSLGAENRLERGVRIWPNTQLGDRAISF, from the coding sequence ATGAAAGCTGTGATCCTGGTTGGAGGTCTTGGAACGCGGTTGCGTCCGTTGACCTGTAATACGCCCAAGCCGATGATCCCTCTGGTCAACCAGCCCTTCATTGAGTGGATGTTGTTGCGGCTCCGTGACCAGGGCATCAGCGAGGTGATCCTGGCGGTGCAATACCTTGCCAATCGCTTTCGCGAGAGTCTCGGCGATGGCTCGCGCCTGGAGATGAAGCTCCATATCGTAGAAGAGACCGAACCGCTCGGCACCGCAGGCGCCGTGAAGAACGTCGAACACATGCTCGATGGTTCTACGTTCGTCTTTAACGGCGACGTGATGACCGATCTCGACCTCCGGGCCATGCTCGCTTTTCATCGCGAGAAGCAAAGCAAGGTGACTATCTCGCTCACGCCGGTGGAGGATCCGACCCAGTTCGGTCTGGTCGAGATGGATCGGCAGAACCGTGTGCAGCGCTTCCTGGAAAAGCCCGGTCCTGAGGATATTACCACCGACCTGATCAACGCTGGCACCTATATTATCGAGCCGGAAGTGTTTCGCTACGTGCCGCCCAGGCAGTTCTACATGTTCGAGCGCGGCCTCTTCCCGGTCATGCTCCAGACCGGCGACCCGATGTACGGCTTCCCGTCCCGCGCCTACTGGACGGATATCGGCAAGCCCCAGACGTATATTGACGTCCATCACGATATTCTGATCGGCAAGGTGGCCTATAGCTTCCGTGGCCGGCAGATCGCCGATCGAGTGTGGCTGGAGGGGGATGCCGAGATCCACCCGAGCGCCCAGGTGGTCGGTCCGGTGGTGATCGGGCCAGGGACGGTGATCAAGCGCGGCGCGCGGATCATCGGCCCCACGGTGATCGGCGCGCGCTGTATGATCGGCCCGGATTGCACCATCGAAGGCGCCGTGCTGTGGGATGACAATGTGCTCGAGGAAGGCGTGGTCTTACGAAACTGTGTGCTTGGCAGGAAGAACGTCATTGGCGAACGCTCGCATATTACCGAGGGGGCCATCGTGAGCGATGACTGCAGTCTGGGCGCCGAGAATCGCCTGGAGCGCGGCGTTCGTATCTGGCCGAACACGCAACTGGGCGACCGCGCGATTTCGTTCTGA